The segment gctccggccccgcccctggagcagcccccgggccccgccccacggagccccggccccgcccctcggCCCCGCCCATCGCTGCCCGCCCCGCTCctcccgccggggccgggccggggctggagcggcaccgggagcggggccggtaCCGGGTCCCGCCGCTGTCCCGGGGTCCGGGCGGTGCCGGGGCCGGTACCGGGTCCCGCCGCTGTCCCGGGTCCGGGCGGTGCCGgggccggtgccgggccccGCAGGAGCCGCTCCGGGCCGGGCGCtggggccggccccgccggggctCCGGCAGCCCCGGAGCCGCGctcggccccgccgggccgctCCGCCCCGAGCCCCGGAGCCTCCCGGCTGCCGCCGGGCCCGAGCTGCCCCGCGCTCCCggcagccccgcccggcgcTCGGCCGCGGCTCCGGAGCTCCGCGCGGCCCGGGGAGCCCGGCCGGGGCTGGGCCCGGGGCACGGGCTGGGCCCGGCCGGGAGAGCCCGCCCGGAGCACCCACACCGCCCTTGGCCTTTCCTCCAAGCCCACAAAATGCAGCGCTTAAATCGCTCGGCGAGGCCCCGACCGCGGCTGAGTGACCCCGGTTTCGAGGCCCCCCTAACACAGGCCACGGGCTCTGCTTCAAGCCTCTAAAATGCAGAATTTGGTCTCTCTGCGCTCCCAAATGCTGTCTGAGCACATTGGTTTCAAGCCCCCAAACCTCTTTCTGTCTCTGTCTGTTCCTGGCCAAATGAGCCCCGTTCTGAGCCCCCAAAGCGCAGCTCTGGGTCTCTCTGTGAGCCCCAAGCTGCCCCCGTCCCTCGTGTCCGGAGCCCCAGGAGCGCCCCGGCCATGGGCAgacccagctgggccccagcagcagctccctcacCCCCAGTGGGATGGGGAAGAGGCCAGACACAAAAACCAGCTCAGAACAGTTTAATAATGGAAACCAGTCAAATACAATCATTTAATATTAATGACAACACACAGTATCAGTGAGAGCAACACGAGCAGTGAGAACAATGACAATAAAAAGGAGAGAAGTCATTCCACAGCCCCCCTTTAACATTAAAAATCCAAGATGTCATCCAGAGCACCACAAACTCCAGTGTGGGGGATTTCCACATTCCTGTCATTTCCTCTGTGGTCAGTCCTGGGGATCTGTGAACCAAGGCAGGCActggctgctcctctgggcaagGGAACGGCTCCTGTGCTGTTCCCAAAAACAGAACCCCTGGAATTAGTGCCCTGGGAGCCCAGTCTGGCCCTTCCAGTCACTGGGGGTCACCCAGAGGGTCTTTACCAGCACAAAATGAAAATGAGCTCCTGGTCCAGTGCATTCCAGCAGGATTggacactcctggccacggtGACCAGTCCATGGAAGTTGGACAATCCAGGGTGATTTTAAGTCAGAGACTCAAAACCAGAAACTCAGTTCTTTTCAGCACCTCTTGCTCAAATGTTTCCCTGCTGGAAGAGCTCAATTAGCATTTTTGCTGACCAGACTGCCAAAGCAAGGGAAAAACAATCAGCATTCCCTGAACGCCTCCATCACTTCCACAGCCATCTGCAGCCAGTGgctgatgggcaggagctcaaGGAGTGGTATTAATTCCATTATTCCCGAGGTTTGAATGATTCTGGCATTACCCCATGTCCCTGAGTGTGCCAGAAACCCCAggactccaggagctgcagccagctgcaggcaggagtttTTCCTTCTCAGCTTTTTGGGAATGTGGGTGAAGGTCCCTTCCCTGTCtggctctgggagctgtccctgccacagACCCCAGAGTGATCTTGGGCCCCGTTGGAGCCAATTCATGTCACGGCCCACGTCCTACAGGAAAACAGGGAAGTGCCCAGTCGGCCCCAATTCCAGTCAGGAATGTCACAAGCAGCACTGTGGGGTGTTCCTCCAGCTCTGGAAGGGAAGCTGGGATGAGCCCAGTTCCCAGTGCTCCCTGTGGAACAGCACTTCAGGTTTTCAATCAAGGGCTTTTCCTGATGCCCTGAGGCACAGGATGATCCAGACATTTGTCCCTCCCTTATTTCTCACACACTCACAGACTGAGGTCCTGCTCCTTTTGCTCTCCCTCAGGGGCTGCAATTGCCAGTGGGATTTTCCCACTTTTCAGCAGACCAGGGATCATTCTCCAGTGTCTCCAGGAAATTTCCAGAGCTGACCCATTCCCAGTGAGTGAGCTCAGGAGAAGGGAAGAACAAAGGTTTTAGCACTTACcatctttcattttcctttcccacAACAACTTGCTCTGGCCTCTTTCCATCTCAGAAGGTTCCTTGTCTTTGTTTCAGCCTCAGAGGATTCTGTGAGGAGATTTCACACCCACAAATCAGGATCCCAAACCCAGAGGCTTGTCCATGAAGGTGGAGCAGTGTTGGCTGCTCCAGTGAATTTCCTCCATGTACACAGCTTAAAAACCATTACACCACTTCATAATTACCTGGAGCTGGTGCTGTAACATGGAAAAATTGattttccatgtccagaggCAAGAGATTGTCCTGGTCAGGCTGTGAGACCTTAAACTGCACATTGCTCTGGAGGCTGTGAGTGGGATTCCAGCAGGGATTGAACCTTGTGTGTGTGCAAACCCAGCATGGGACTGGGCAGGTTTTCACTGGGGAAAGCTCTTGCTTTATTCCTTGGCAGCCTTTCTCTGGAATATTAAACAAAGAGGGAGGCCTTGTCCTTAATCCAATTACCACAGGGCAGCAAATCACTGTTTCTTGTTTACCAGCTATGAACAAAACTTGGAGCAGCACTGACAAGgttgggagctgctgcttcacCACACGGTGTCAGCAACAGAGAGAAAACACAAAAGCTGTATCCAAAAACAGGGATAAAATTATTCCTCCTGCTTTTAGTGGGAGCAGGGCTAGTTCTGCCCTGGAGTGACAAAGAACTTTTCCCTCAGACCCCTCAAAAAGCCAAAgtgcagcagggaaggaaggaaaggcagctctgcctcacctgctgggcacagcacaggtcctgctgctcctgggctctgGGAATGTGTCCGGAGCCAAAAGCACCttcccaggctggaggggctTTCCTAAAGCACCACCTGTGGTTCACATCCTACTGGCTTTCCTCTCCCTTGGAAAAGGAAGGACTTCatccagagcctggagaaggaggaaacAAGGAGGCCCAGCCCATGGGGACACAGAACTTGTGCAGGAATTTCTGCCCCAGGGATCACATTCCTTTAAATCCAGTGCAAACTCACTAAAGTGACCTTTCCACAAATACCTCCTAAGGCACATGAGAATCCGAGTAAGAAAATAGAATCAAACCCTCTGTTCCATTGGCCTCACACCCCAAATTCCAATGGGACAGACAAGTCCCTCTCCTTGGAAGGCAGCATCTCCCACCTGGACCTGTGCCTTCCCCAGCCTTTGGTGGCCGCTGTCTCCATCCTCCcacacctcctcctcttcctcctggcagggctggctccctCATCCTGCAGAGCAAGCACAGGGACAGTCAGCAGCCTGCTcatgccagcctgggcagcagggacgGGCTGGTGGCACCCTCTGGATGTCACCCCCGTGCCTGGCCCGTCCCTGCTCCGCGGCCCATTCCCGTTCCTGGCTGGCATCTCCTTGGCACGGGATGTTGAACCACAAACGTttgctctgggggctggggcagcacagaCTGCCCGAGGCCGTGGGCAAagctcctgctcccacagcctctgctcccacagccctgctggggctgcacagggcaaaGGGAactcctcagctcctgctggaacTTCCCTCCGTGCCCACAAACCAGAGAAAccgtggctgctccatccctggaagtgtccaaggccgggctggatggggcttggaacaccctgggctggggatggaatGAAgtgatccttaaggtcccttcccactcaaACCATTGGGGATTCCATGGTCTCTCCATGCATTTATTTTGCACCATTTCTTCTCAAATTTAGATCATTTGTTAAAGGACCCATTTAAAATCATTCCAGGACTTAAAAGGGGAGTGTGAAACATACAAGAATCATTCCTACACCCATCAAACAATTGTTAATTAGAAGCCTATTCCCTCATCTCTGTGTTTGTTTCACTTTCCTGGAAGAGCTCATGATCCCAGAGTCTCAGAGAGATGTACTGGGATTACTGGAAGGTTTTCTCTGTCAGAGAGCAAGGGGGGTTTACAACACTTGTTCCTCTGCATCTTTATCCTTTAACCAGCTTTCCCTCCGCCGGCACACACACCGAGCCCTCCGCTGCAACTCGGATCCATTCGGCGGGACACCGactccccccatttcccccggTCGCTCCGGCCCGTCCCCGCTCGGGGCTgtccccgttcccgttccccGCTCGGGGCTGTCCCCGGTCCCCGCTCACctccgagcccggccccgccgctcccggctccGCGCCTGCGCTCCCGGCTCAGCGGCCGCGGTTCCTgccgggagcggccccggccgAGAGCCCCGCGGCCTCGCACGGCCAGTGCCCGTCGTTGTCCCGGTCCCGCTCCAGCTCCATGtcccgctcccggtgccggcGGAGCCGCGGGAAGGGCCCGGAGCGCTCGGAGCCGCAGTACCGGGCGTGTCCACAAGGCGGCAGCACTGAGGGTGTGGCGGCCACCGCGCATGCGCAGCGGTTTTCGGGGTGCAATAAATCCCAATTTCGGTGAATCCCAGATCCCGGGTTGCGGGTGTTCCAGCGGGAGCAGGGAGAAAGAACCCCGCGTACACAGAGCTGTTTCTAGGTCCTTCATACAGATAATATTGTCTATTTCAAGTCCTTTATTGTTTCATTTACATACCTAAAACCTTGTATATTTCTTTTCAAACCCTATGGAGCCATATTCAGAATTCCTTATATTCTGAAATCCTGTCTATAACACAGCATATTTATCTTGAAATAAATAAgggtttatatatatatatatatatatatatatatatatataaatgagGCTCTTTATACTTTTTACTGGTTTACACATAAATGAATTTTCAGGCATTTTGGGGCTATAGCCTCTCTTTTTTTGGGGGATCCCGTCTGTTTCCCCCTCATTCCCCACCACAGACATTGGGGTGCTCCAAATGACGACATCACCTCACAGACTCACAcacttctctttttcctcaCCCCCAGAGAAGGCACAAAACAAGTCCAAgtgccctggccagcagctcaATGCTTCCATAAGAAGTATatccccaaaaatggggggaaaatcgggagcagggcagcccccCAAAGTGTTGGAGTCCCCCCAGCTCCTGTCCCACAGGCAGGCAGCTGCCCCATGGCATGGGAAGTGTCCCCAAGGATAGGGTCTATCTTCCCCCTCAGGCCCCACCACGTTCCCCCTCCACTCCAGGCAGAGGACTCCTCGTTCCAGGAGATGTCTGATCCCTTCCCTTGGCCTTCCTGGACACGGCTGGGCTGTGATGGAATCTGTGCTCCCAGAGCCACCCGGCAGCTCCggcccctgcactgctgctgcacatcTGGCCCAGCCAGGGGAGCTGAAAGAAAGCCTGGAAATACACAGAGCAAACTGGAAACACAGCCCCAAACCTGGAAACACAGCCCCAAACCTCACTCACTTGGTGGTAAAAAGGTGTCTGTGTCTACACAAACCCAGGGAAAACAGCCCCTCTGGAGAAGTCTTGGATTTCCCTTTGCATCCATTGAAGTGGCACAGCTGCCATTAAACTCcccatccccaaaatccctgattaccctcagctgtggggtttttggtgTCACTCTGCTAGGAGGGACCTCTGGCCAGCTGCACTGCCCAGGAGAGAGGCCATGGGAATCTCACCCTTGGAAGCAAGGCAGGAATAGGTTAATTCAGAGCACCACCTCAAagtgttggggaaaaaaaaactgcaACATTCCACTGCCTCCGCGGCAGGGTGGGTGGGTTTTAGGTGAGGTGACCACACAGGCTGCACATGAGGATCCCTGCACAGGGgttttccagctgctccaggggctggagccagctaCAGCGTCTGTGGGAGCGGCTGGGGGTCAGGATGGCTGGGACACGGAGAtgagagagctctgcagccaggatttggggtttatGGCAGAGGGCCTGggtgcagggccctgctgggagctgccagccacAGCTCGGAGCAGGCCCcaaagagagagaaatagaGTGGGAGAGAGAGAATGAGAGAGCGAGGAAGAGTAAAGAAGGAATGCAAGGGCGTGGTAAAGAGAGACTGAATGAATGGTTCTCATTACAATACAATAAATCCTCTTCTGTGTTAATATTCTAATTCTTACTAACCAATCTAATACAAGGTACAAATATTATAGCATTTACATACAGCCTATAAGAATCATTACATTACCATACTCTGTTACCTTTTAAACCCTGAAAACTGCTCTTTGGACCCCTTCTGCCAAGCTAGAAGGGTCTGCTCTGACCCTTGGGCCTGTCTGCAAGCAGAGGGTATTGTTTCATCAAGAGGGATTACTTCAGCCGCCCATACCATTGTTCTCCAGTTGTTCAGTAACCAAGGTATCTCAAAGCTTGCTTTCTTTCAATCTTGCTTATAGTTTCCATATTCTCAAAATCTTTTGCCAGGCAATCATATTTATAAGGCTTTCCTGTTTCATCTTCCCCAACAAACATCCCCGATGGTGTTCCTGTTATCCCTTCACCCCCCACTCCTGGCAGTATCCTGCCCAAAAAACACAGGCACCTACGGGCCCTATGCCTCCATCACAGCTGTCACTTCAGCCCCCTCCCAGGGAGAAGTGTCCTGCGAAGAGGAACTCGGGAGCAAAACCAGGGGAAGTGAATCTGTCTATATGGAAAGAGTCACCATTTCACAGCAGAAACTTCCCTAACTCTTTATTCCCCAAAAGTTgcagcacctgccctgtgctgctgaaaGCGAAGCCCAGCCGGGCAGAGCTGGATCAGAGCCCCCAGCACCTGCGGCTCAGCATTCCCGAGCAGGAGGTGCCATCCCCGGCTGGTGACACTGCAGACCCTGGGGAAGGACGGGAGCGGGGCACAGGAGGCTGCGGAGTCCtggtggggcagagggagggacagACACCTTCCTGCTCCCCACCCCCTGCGCTCGGTTTCCACTCTGTCATTTCTCACATGCCTCAGTTCTcacttctcctttcccttttgtCAGTTCTCTCAGCCAGCTCATCTTCCCAGCTCCGGTCCCAGCGCTCCCACTGGTGAGGGCCCAGCATCGGCTCGGCcatgggctgggggctctgggggctctggggggcccCGCtcacctgggctctgctggcctgggtgacaggggctgagcagccccaggaacTCTCGTCCTTCTCAGGATTTGGGGTGTGCAGCAAGACCTTGAATCTCTCACGTCTGGAAGTCCTGCCGGGCGGGGGCTGGGATAACCTCAGGAATTTGGATATGGGCAGAGTCATCAACCTGGGCTACTCACAGTGCAAGACCACAGAAGATGGATCTTACCTCATCCCAGATGAGATCTTCACCATCCCCCGCAAGCAAAGCAACCTGGACATCAACTCCGAGATCATCGAGTCCTGGAAGGATTACCAGAGCATCACCTCTGCCTCCATCAACCTGGAGCTGTCCCTCTTCTCCTCCATCAACGGCAAATTCTCCAGCGACTTCCACCGCACCAAGACCCACCAGGTGAGGGACAAGGCTGTCACCACCCGCGTGCAGGTCAGGAACCTGGTTTACACTGCCAAGATCGACCCCGAGGCGGCCCTGGACAAGGCTTTCAAGAAGCAGCTGCTGACCATCGCCAGCCACCTGGAGAACAACCAGACCCACATGGCCGATTTTCTGGCCGAGGTGCTGGTGCTCAACTACGGCACCCACGCCATCACCTCCGTGGATGCAGGAGCCACCTTGGTGCAGGAGGACCAGATCAAAGCTACCTTCCTGAAGGACAGCTGGGCCACACGGAGCACTGTCACCGCCTCGGCCGGCGTGGCCTTCCACAGCATCGTCAATGTGGGAACCAAGGAGTCCCTGGACGTCAGCTCGGGCTTCACCAAGCAGTACCTGGACAACCGCACCAGCTCCAGGGTGGAGAGCATCGGTGGGACCCCCTTTTACCCAGGCATCACCCTGAAGACGTGGCAGGAGAAGATCCAAAACCAGCTGGTGGCCCTGGACCGCTCGGGGCTGCCCCTGTACTACTTCATCAAGCCGAGCGCGCTGCCGGAGCTGCCGGTGCCCACGGTGCGCAGGGTGGCCCGGCGGGTGGAGCTCGCCGTGCTCCGCTACTACACCTTCAACACCGCCCTGGGCTGCACCGACGCCTCCTCGCCCAACTTCAACTTCCACGCCAACACCGACGACGGCTCCTGCACGGGCACCATGGCCAACTTCACCTTCGGGGGAGTCTTCCAGGAGTGCGTGGGCCTGGGCGGCCCCGACACCGACGCACTGTGCCGGGCGCTGGAGCAGAGGAACCCCCTCACCGGGGCCTTCTCCTGCCCCGCCACCTACAccccggtgctgctgggggtgcaggagcgGGAGGAGGGTCACAGCCACCTGGAGTGCCACAACAAGTGCACCCTGGGCATCTTCTGCCACCGCAAGTGCCAGGACGTCTTCTGGCTCTCCCGGGTGCAGTTCAGCGCCTACTGGTGTGCCGCGAGCGGGCCGGTGGCGCCCAACTCGGGATACCTCTTTGGGGGGCTGTTCAGCACCCACGGCGCCAACCCCCTCACCGGAGCCCAGTCCTGCCCCTCGGGGTACGTCCCACTGAAGCTCTTCGGCGAGCTCAGAGTGTGCGTGAGCCAGGATTACGAGGTGGGGGCCAAGTACGCGGTGCCCTTCGGGGGCTTCttcagctgccaggcagggaacCCCCTGGCTGGGCAGCACCGGGGCACGGCCGAGGACCCGCACGCCAAGGGCTGTCCCCCGGGCTTCAGCCAGCACCTGGCACTCATCAGCGACAGCTGCCAGGTGCAGTTCTGCGTGCAGGCCGGGCTCCTCACCGGGGGCTcgctgccgcccgcccgccTGCCCCCCTTCACCCGGCCCCCCGCCAACCTGCCCGCCGTGGACACGCTGCTGGTGCGGGACGGGGACAGCACCTGGGTGAGGGACGGCCAGAGCCACGTGTGGCGGCTGGCACGGCCGGAGGAGGTGCAGCACGCGGCCGAAATGGTCAGCGGCCGGGGGCTGTCGGGGGGACAGGTGGCCGGAGTCACCGTGGCCGTGCTGGCCGGGCTGGCCACCGGCCTGGGGACGGCCTGGTACGGCCACCGGCGCTACAGGGCCAGGGGGTACCGTAAcctgggcacaggggacagcccGGCCCCCGCCAGCCCCGAGCACAGCACGGTGCTGAGCGTGGGCGAGGGGtaccagcaggagctggaggggacGGTGCCCTGAGTGCCCCCTCCCCTCGTGCCCCAAATCCCCGAACCCACGGGAAAAGGAGGGAGCCCCGGGGAGGGCCATCTCCCAAATCCTGCATGCTGCAAGCTGCAACCCCTGTCTCCATGTATATCTATCGGGATAGATATACACACGCATGCAGAGAGGCACGGAGCAGTTTTATTTCAGCCAGCAACTCATCCTGTAGTCAACagagcattaaaaaaagaaaaaaaaagtcacgttGTGGAAAGACTTACTCACAGTAAGAGCCATCGGGCTGGCACCGCGGAGGTGGGGGACCCTCCCCGCTCTCGCCCAGAGGGTTTTGCATAGCTCCAGACAGGCTTTGTCTGCACTGGGGAAAACCCAGGGCGTGCAGTGGAGGAGAAATCACACCGCTGAGAGCCACCCAAACAGGGGCGTGTGCCTGGGGAAAGAGGCTTTCTCCCTTGAGGTAGAAGATAACAACCCACGCTGAGGGCGGCTGGGCACAGATCGGTGCAAAGGGACATCAGGGGGGCCCGGGGTGCCTGGCCCTGCCCACACAGATGACTGACAGAAGACAACGGAGAGGCCAGGCCGTGCAGGGACCGCCAGAGTCCCCTGCCATCCGCTTTATTGACCCCCAGCCCCTCCGCGGGCTGGCCGCGGGGTGACGGACCCGCCAGGCCACGGAGAGGAAAAACAGCAACGACAACAGAACGATGCACAGCAGGATGGACCCCCctcccaccagcacagagggccAGGGAACCCCCAGCACCCGGCACAGGGGGCTCCGAGAGGCCCCATGAACCcctggtttgggatggaaggacCCCACAGACTCTCTCATTCCtaacccctgccctgggcagggacaccttccacctgGGCTCTCCAAGGCCCAGTCACCCCCGGGGGCTGACAGGGACCCCCAGAGCCTGGGAACACACCTCCCCCACCCCAACACCCACACTCTCCTACCCACACCACCCTCCTGGCCCAGCCTGTACCAACCCCTCACCGACCACCTTCCCCTGCAGACCTCCCCAAGGCCTCTCCGggggcaggaatggggacaCTTCTTACCCCCCCTGCACCTGGCCCCATGGGGACCCACAAGTGACAGCCCTCCCGTGGGGCAGAGCCCTGTCGGGGTGGGgggccccacagcccctctcccaACCCCAAGCACcactgtgcccagccccagctcggcTGCAGCACCACGTTCTCCCAGGCTGCCTCCCCAGACGCCCCcctatatgtacatatatacgacaaaaccccaaaacacgaGGTATATAGAAAATCCAACGTGGGGACGCCCCCATACGAACAGTTCAAGGAACCCACGGCGGGGGGGtgggtgtcactgtccccccacacacacctccTACCACCCACCAGCCCCTCCCTGGCATGCAgaggcaggggcagcccagACACGGGgaccctgcagggcacagctcagacACAGCCAAGAGGAGcagggggcagggctggggggagccagggcagcccaggccCCCCAGCCTGCACAGACACTGGACACCAGTGGGGAGGGACCGGACAGAACAAACGGACAAACAAACGTCAGAGGGATGAGGCAGAGCAAGGGGGACTCCTGTGGCCCCAGCTCCCACCCCAAGCCAGGTCCCAGCCCCAGGTGGGTGACAGGGGTGTTAGGTCAGGCTGGGACTGGCACGGATGAGGAGAGAGGGGAGCCTGGCACCCCCCAAGCCCTCAGCACAGTGACAGATAGGACAGAACACCATCCAGAGGGGTGGCCAAGCCAGCCCGAAGCCCCACAGCTGTGTGTGAGGATGTTCCCGCCCTGCAGGAGTGAAGGGGACGGCCAAAAGGACCTTCTCCCACAttcccagccagcctggggcactgcGTGGCTGCCACTGGGAGCAGGGGG is part of the Passer domesticus isolate bPasDom1 chromosome 6, bPasDom1.hap1, whole genome shotgun sequence genome and harbors:
- the MPEG1 gene encoding macrophage-expressed gene 1 protein → MGWGLWGLWGAPLTWALLAWVTGAEQPQELSSFSGFGVCSKTLNLSRLEVLPGGGWDNLRNLDMGRVINLGYSQCKTTEDGSYLIPDEIFTIPRKQSNLDINSEIIESWKDYQSITSASINLELSLFSSINGKFSSDFHRTKTHQVRDKAVTTRVQVRNLVYTAKIDPEAALDKAFKKQLLTIASHLENNQTHMADFLAEVLVLNYGTHAITSVDAGATLVQEDQIKATFLKDSWATRSTVTASAGVAFHSIVNVGTKESLDVSSGFTKQYLDNRTSSRVESIGGTPFYPGITLKTWQEKIQNQLVALDRSGLPLYYFIKPSALPELPVPTVRRVARRVELAVLRYYTFNTALGCTDASSPNFNFHANTDDGSCTGTMANFTFGGVFQECVGLGGPDTDALCRALEQRNPLTGAFSCPATYTPVLLGVQEREEGHSHLECHNKCTLGIFCHRKCQDVFWLSRVQFSAYWCAASGPVAPNSGYLFGGLFSTHGANPLTGAQSCPSGYVPLKLFGELRVCVSQDYEVGAKYAVPFGGFFSCQAGNPLAGQHRGTAEDPHAKGCPPGFSQHLALISDSCQVQFCVQAGLLTGGSLPPARLPPFTRPPANLPAVDTLLVRDGDSTWVRDGQSHVWRLARPEEVQHAAEMVSGRGLSGGQVAGVTVAVLAGLATGLGTAWYGHRRYRARGYRNLGTGDSPAPASPEHSTVLSVGEGYQQELEGTVP